A genomic segment from Kyrpidia tusciae DSM 2912 encodes:
- a CDS encoding type II toxin-antitoxin system RatA family toxin, with protein MPVVQVRESFAGPWHEVFDWVANFERYPEFVPDLTKVVILERGEDWTISRWEAKIGGTPLGWTERDVWVREKEGGRIVFEQLEGDLKRFSGHWKVASEGLGSMAEFRCEFEIGLPGLAIMLHPVAGLKLRQSMAGLLRNLKIRVEAAEDGTSIRFLDSPL; from the coding sequence ATGCCGGTGGTTCAGGTGAGGGAGTCGTTCGCAGGGCCTTGGCATGAGGTTTTTGACTGGGTGGCGAATTTTGAGCGATACCCCGAATTTGTCCCGGATTTGACCAAAGTGGTGATCTTGGAACGGGGTGAAGATTGGACCATCAGTCGATGGGAGGCGAAGATCGGAGGGACTCCCCTTGGGTGGACGGAGCGGGATGTGTGGGTGAGGGAGAAAGAGGGCGGACGCATCGTTTTTGAACAATTGGAAGGGGATTTGAAACGCTTTTCCGGCCACTGGAAAGTGGCTTCTGAGGGCCTAGGATCGATGGCCGAGTTTCGGTGCGAATTCGAGATCGGCCTTCCCGGACTCGCGATTATGCTTCACCCCGTAGCGGGGCTGAAACTCCGGCAAAGCATGGCAGGGCTGCTTCGGAATCTGAAAATCCGTGTGGAGGCCGCAGAAGATGGAACATCGATTCGCTTTCTTGATTCACCCCTTTGA
- a CDS encoding NmrA family NAD(P)-binding protein, protein MEHRFAFLIHPFDRRDIARKLPALAALPDPTLDRLLRHLPPLVADRIDEVTGAQGVKTSGWLVGTPLTSQQLLELPWPVVYRKLLAAGKKAVRLGAKVLGLGAFTAVAGDAGVSLARRLPIAVTTGNSYTVATALEAADVGARWMGWDPDRAGWVVLGATGAVGRVSVEILASRGRKVFAHVRDDRKAGEFLQYFRQRGLEGSIEMDHDVRRILSRAPLVITCSSALEAVVQPQDLLPGAVVCDVARPRDVSRQVADYRPDVLVIDGGLVKVPGGYPGTLDLGLPADTVYACMAETMVLAMEGRLEHFSLGRNLTVDRVREIAELAKKHGFELTAFRSFERALTREAVERIRREADFRRGEAAPAQAEDMGTYLR, encoded by the coding sequence ATGGAACATCGATTCGCTTTCTTGATTCACCCCTTTGACCGCCGGGACATCGCACGCAAACTTCCTGCCCTGGCCGCTTTGCCCGACCCGACCCTGGACCGGTTACTGCGTCACCTGCCGCCACTGGTCGCCGATCGCATCGATGAGGTGACGGGGGCGCAAGGAGTGAAGACGTCGGGGTGGCTGGTGGGCACACCGCTGACCTCCCAGCAACTTTTGGAGCTGCCTTGGCCCGTGGTCTACCGGAAACTCCTTGCGGCCGGGAAAAAGGCGGTCCGACTGGGCGCCAAAGTGTTGGGGTTGGGGGCGTTCACCGCCGTCGCCGGGGACGCCGGGGTCAGTTTAGCCCGCAGACTGCCCATCGCGGTGACGACCGGGAATTCCTACACCGTGGCCACAGCGTTGGAAGCGGCGGACGTGGGGGCGCGGTGGATGGGCTGGGATCCGGACCGGGCGGGGTGGGTGGTGCTCGGCGCCACGGGGGCCGTGGGGAGGGTGTCGGTGGAGATCCTTGCCTCCCGGGGTCGGAAGGTGTTCGCCCATGTGCGGGACGATCGCAAGGCGGGCGAGTTTCTGCAGTATTTTCGCCAACGGGGTTTGGAGGGCAGCATTGAGATGGATCATGATGTGCGCCGCATCTTATCCCGGGCGCCGCTGGTGATCACCTGTTCCAGCGCGTTGGAAGCGGTGGTTCAGCCCCAGGATCTGCTTCCGGGTGCGGTGGTTTGCGACGTGGCCCGTCCCAGGGATGTGTCCCGTCAAGTGGCGGATTATCGTCCGGATGTTCTTGTGATCGACGGAGGTTTGGTCAAAGTGCCGGGCGGCTACCCGGGGACTTTGGACCTGGGTTTGCCGGCGGATACGGTGTACGCGTGCATGGCGGAAACCATGGTCTTGGCCATGGAGGGGCGGCTGGAACACTTTTCTTTGGGCAGAAACCTCACCGTCGACCGGGTTCGGGAGATCGCTGAACTTGCCAAAAAGCACGGGTTTGAGCTCACCGCTTTTCGAAGTTTTGAGCGTGCCCTGACCCGGGAGGCGGTGGAGAGAATCCGGCGGGAGGCGGACTTCCGTCGGGGCGAGGCCGCCCCGGCACAGGCGGAAGACATGGGCACTTACCTCCGATGA
- a CDS encoding aspartate aminotransferase family protein, with protein sequence MEQSQGEEHEEFGMGEAKAVEVKRMVNSVAVKDLYDSYINPGLAKLYHLMGLSAGELRGEGSVVYDEDGKRYIDCVSGYGSLPFGHCPRPVLEAVRRQMDRMALSSKVMPGRPAGELAEALAGWTPGDLQYSFFCNSGAEAVEGALKLARAVTGRPGFVAAEGGFHGKTFGALSVSGRQRYRAPFHPLLPGVTLVPFGDVEALKRAVSQQTAAVILEPIQGEGGVHPAPRGYLTAAREICDRAGALLILDEVQTGFGRTGMPFAAQREGVVPDVMCLAKALGGGVMPIGCFIARPEAARAFWEDPLIHTSTFGGNPLAAAAGLATLDWLQREDLPRAAAETGRWLKGEFEEMAKRYPGWIREVRGEGLLLGVEFVDEARGGLVMSGLVEKGVLTAFTLNEYRVVRVEPSLTIDRGLLIQVLEAWDAVLGYWYGQLGPGELEGTGWEPDRQVLGPDSTRGGESRETARNAGKEGDGNAGGSGEGVVRRALA encoded by the coding sequence GTGGAACAATCTCAAGGGGAGGAGCATGAAGAATTTGGCATGGGGGAAGCTAAAGCCGTGGAGGTGAAGAGGATGGTGAACTCGGTGGCTGTCAAGGACCTGTATGATTCGTATATCAATCCCGGCCTGGCGAAGTTGTACCACTTAATGGGGTTGTCCGCCGGGGAGCTGCGAGGGGAAGGAAGTGTCGTTTATGACGAGGACGGGAAGCGCTATATCGACTGCGTATCTGGATATGGATCGCTGCCCTTCGGACACTGTCCGCGCCCAGTGCTGGAGGCGGTGCGCCGGCAGATGGACCGGATGGCCCTCTCGTCGAAAGTGATGCCCGGCCGTCCTGCGGGAGAGCTGGCCGAGGCCCTGGCTGGGTGGACTCCGGGGGATTTGCAGTACAGCTTTTTTTGCAACAGTGGCGCGGAGGCGGTGGAAGGGGCTCTAAAATTGGCCAGGGCAGTGACGGGGCGCCCGGGGTTTGTCGCGGCGGAAGGGGGGTTTCATGGGAAAACTTTTGGGGCGCTTTCGGTGTCCGGCCGACAGCGGTATCGAGCCCCCTTTCATCCTTTGCTTCCCGGTGTGACGTTGGTGCCGTTCGGGGATGTGGAGGCGCTAAAAAGGGCGGTGTCCCAGCAGACGGCCGCGGTGATCCTCGAGCCGATTCAAGGGGAGGGCGGGGTTCATCCGGCGCCCCGGGGCTATCTGACGGCCGCCAGGGAGATCTGCGACCGCGCCGGGGCGCTGTTGATCCTGGATGAGGTGCAGACGGGTTTTGGGAGGACGGGGATGCCGTTCGCGGCGCAACGGGAGGGCGTGGTACCCGACGTGATGTGTCTGGCCAAGGCCCTCGGGGGTGGGGTGATGCCCATCGGCTGTTTCATTGCCCGGCCGGAGGCGGCCCGGGCTTTCTGGGAAGATCCTTTGATTCATACTTCCACCTTTGGGGGGAATCCCCTGGCAGCCGCGGCGGGACTTGCGACCCTGGATTGGCTGCAACGGGAGGATCTGCCCAGGGCGGCGGCAGAGACGGGACGATGGCTGAAAGGCGAGTTTGAGGAGATGGCCAAACGGTATCCGGGCTGGATCCGGGAGGTGCGCGGAGAAGGACTCTTGCTCGGCGTTGAATTTGTCGATGAGGCCCGGGGAGGACTCGTCATGAGCGGGTTGGTGGAGAAGGGTGTTCTCACGGCGTTTACCTTGAATGAGTACCGGGTGGTTCGGGTGGAGCCATCGTTGACGATTGATCGCGGCTTGTTGATCCAGGTGCTGGAAGCGTGGGATGCGGTGCTCGGCTATTGGTACGGGCAGCTAGGCCCAGGGGAACTTGAAGGGACGGGGTGGGAACCCGATCGGCAGGTCCTTGGCCCGGACTCGACAAGGGGAGGCGAATCAAGAGAGACGGCTCGAAACGCGGGGAAGGAGGGGGATGGAAATGCCGGTGGTTCAGGTGAGGGAGTCGTTCGCAGGGCCTTGGCATGA
- a CDS encoding Hsp20/alpha crystallin family protein: protein MELIVQTPAWCDPDAVEIRVEPEMVYLQARTYNQVERDQPPLFHRRTQSWSHRIHLPHPVIPSLTQRRSEGRTVHLLLHKAQ, encoded by the coding sequence ATGGAGTTGATCGTGCAAACCCCCGCTTGGTGTGATCCGGATGCAGTCGAAATCCGAGTGGAACCGGAGATGGTGTATCTTCAGGCGCGAACGTATAACCAGGTAGAACGGGATCAGCCCCCTCTCTTTCATCGTCGGACCCAGAGTTGGAGCCACCGGATCCACCTTCCCCATCCGGTGATTCCTTCGCTCACACAGCGCCGTTCTGAAGGTCGGACCGTGCATCTGCTCCTGCACAAAGCCCAGTGA
- a CDS encoding DUF1641 domain-containing protein yields MEAQLDQPTRSLAELQLTEDRVAALEGLLAKLGTLDTALTLAHMAADAMTDETIDHMTEKVEKASVLLDVLSDPRLPGLLDKLLAASESLGRVLDRVVQMEKNGSLNKLLDLAETAGILTDAMTEPTLELITQKMLRGVETIDRVETSLNLALEEDARTPAARIGAMGLLGMLKEPEMQKGIRVMRLFLKHWFAASSKV; encoded by the coding sequence GTGGAAGCGCAACTGGATCAGCCGACCCGCTCCCTGGCCGAACTCCAACTGACCGAAGACCGCGTGGCAGCCCTCGAAGGGCTGTTGGCCAAACTGGGCACCCTGGACACGGCGTTAACCCTGGCCCATATGGCGGCGGACGCAATGACCGATGAAACCATCGATCACATGACCGAGAAGGTCGAAAAGGCGTCAGTGTTACTCGACGTCCTATCCGATCCCCGCCTCCCGGGATTGCTGGACAAACTCCTGGCGGCCTCGGAATCCTTGGGGAGGGTGCTGGACCGCGTCGTGCAGATGGAAAAAAACGGTTCTCTCAACAAACTGCTCGACTTGGCAGAAACGGCGGGAATTCTCACCGACGCCATGACCGAACCAACTTTGGAGTTGATCACGCAAAAGATGCTCCGGGGAGTGGAAACGATCGACCGAGTGGAAACCTCCCTGAACCTTGCCTTGGAAGAAGACGCCCGAACTCCGGCGGCCCGAATCGGCGCCATGGGTCTTTTGGGAATGCTGAAAGAGCCGGAGATGCAAAAGGGTATTCGGGTCATGCGTTTGTTCCTCAAGCACTGGTTTGCAGCCTCATCGAAAGTATAA